Within Flavobacterium pisciphilum, the genomic segment GTCTATTCGTGGAAGTGATCCTAACGGTGCCGTATATTGGTTGGCTAGAATGATAGAAGGTGGTGAAGATGTAAAATTTATTGCTAGAAGAATGCTTATTCTATCAAGTGAGGATATCGGAAATGCAAATCCTACTGCATTTATAATGGCCAATAATACTTTTCAAGCCGTTACAACAATTGGTTATCCAGAAAGTAGAATAATATTAAGTCAATGTGCTATTTATCTAGCAACTTCTCCCAAAAGCAATGCCTCTTATATGGCTATTGGCAATGCACAACAACTAGTAAAACAAACTGGTGACTTACCTGTTCCTATACATTTGCGCAATGCTCCAACTAAATTAATGAAAGAACTGGGCTATGGAGATGATTATAAATATTCGCATGATTATGCAAATAACTTTGCCGAGCAGGAGTTTTTGCCCGATGCCTTATCTGAAACTGTATTATATAATCCCGGCAACAACTCTAGAGAGAATAGCAACCGGGAATTTTTAAAAAATCGTTGGAAAGATAAATACGGATATTAAGTCCGCATGAATCAAATTAAAACTTAACGACTACTTTTTCTGAAACTAATTTATCATTTTGGTAGTATTCAAAATACCATTCGTTGTCTTTTGCATTTAAAGATCCCTGAATATCTCCTTTTATAGCTATAAATGAATCAGGACGAGAAGTTTTCATCAATTTCATAACTACTTTCGGAGTTTTATCAATTAACTGATAACCTGTTTCTGTAGGCTGTGCATACAATAAATTAGGATCATTATTATTCACAACTGCCTTCACAACAGCTTCTGAAGTTACTGCAACAGGTGTTACAGCCGCTACAACAGCTGATGATTGGTTATTTTTAACTGTTGCTACTTTACCATTGTATTTATAATTCAAAGCGTTAATAGACACAAAAGCTTGATTTAAAGCTTCAGAATATGCTAGATCATATTCTTTTGTTTTACTTTTTCCTATTCCCGATGTAAAAACTATTTTACCATAACAGTCTTTAAATGTTACGTACAGTTTTGTTACTAAAAACGCATTGTCTTTTACTACATCTACATACAACAAATCACATCTATTATAATCTTGTGTAACAGTTTCATTCACATAAAAAGCCTCAAAACCGGCCTTATTTAAATTGAACTTCGTAAGCGTAGCTAATCTGTATTGATTATCTGTTTTCATGAAATCATATTTCAATGGAACAACAACCGCTTTGTAATCGTTTACAGATTGTGAGAAACCATAGCTTGAAATGAATATAAGCAATAATAAGATTCTTGTTTTCATAGTTTTATAAGTATTTTTTAAGTTCTAATAAATGATTAATTTGTTTTATATTTTGTTGTGCTTCTATTTTTTTCTCATTAAAGAAAATTGCATCTAGCCCAGCGTTCAAAGCTCCTTGTACATCTGCATCTAGGCAATCTCCAATCATAATACTATTTTCTTTTTTAGAATTAGCAGCGTTTAAAGCATATTCAAAAATAACAGGATTAGGTTTCTTTACTCCTGCCATCTCAGAATTTGTTACTGTTTGAAAATACGCTCCTATATTTGAGTTTGTTATTTTTCTATATTGAACATCTGCAAACCCATTAGTAATGATGTGCAATCTGTATTTATCTTTTAGATATTCTAAAATTTCAATCGCCCCATCAAAAAGATAATTATTATCCGGTAGCAGTCTAATATATTCATCTGCCATTTCATCAATTAACGCATCTGAAACCACATAACTTAAAGCATCAAAAGTGTGCTTCAATCTATTATAACGCAGTTCTACATGCGAAATTTTATCGTTTTGATATAATTTCCAACATGCTTGATTTATCGGAATATACTTTTCTATAAAGGTATCAATTCCTACGGTTGGATGACTCTCATTTAATATCGTTTCAAATGCTAATTCTGAATTTTTATCAAAATCCCAAAGCGTATGATCTAAATCAAAAAAAATGTCAGTAATCATGGTAATGTTTTTCATTCTTAAAAAATTCCTTCATCTACAAAACTATAATATTTTGTCTCAGTAATAATCAAATGATCTAAAACTTTAACATCTAAACTATCACCAGCCAATTTTATTTTTTTGGTAATCTGTTTATCGGCTTCACTTGGCATCAAAACTCCTGAAGGATGATTATGACACAAAATCAAGCCAGTTGCCCCACTCTCTAGTGCTAATTTAAAAACCAAACGCACATCTACAATAGTACCAGAAATTCCTCCTTTACTTAGTTGAGACTTTGAAATAATTTTATTCGAATTATTTAAAAACACAACCCAAAATTCTTCATGTGGCAGCTCGCCAAGGATAGGTTGCATGATTTCAAAAACTTTTTTACTAGATGTAATCTTAGTTAATTCTACAACATCTTCGGCTCGCCTACGTCTTCCAAGTTCCGTTGCTGCAATTATCGAAATAGCTTTCGCTCCACCTATACCTTTAAAAGTAGTTAATTGTGCAATAGACAATTTACCTAACGAATTCAAATTATTATCAACACTAGATAAGACTCTTTTACTTAAATCAACTGCCGATTCATTTCTACTCCCTGAGCCAATCAAGATAGCAATTAATTCTGCATCGCTCAAAGTATCTTTACCTTTAAGCATCAATTTTTCACGGGGTTTATCATCATCGGACCAATCTGTAATAGGGAGATATGTTAATTCCATAAATACGTATCAAAAGTTTTTATTAAAAATATAAGATCAGGATTCATGTTAGTTCTTTTCATAACTTCACTCTTAGCGTCCATACAAAATATCTTATTTGGCTAATCTACATAAAAAATAAGAAAATTCGGTCAAATAAATTTAAAGAAAAAAGATGAAATATATCTCAATACTATTGATTGCAATGTCGGCGGAGGTCAAGTTCTAGAAGATTGTTTGTTTGAATATAAAATTGTTGGTCATTATAAATATATAAAATAAAAAAGCCAACTAGTATAATACTAATTGGCTAATTGTCATTTATTCTATTTTGTAATCAATAATTTTATAATAGTTCCAAAATCCTTCTTTACATTTAAAAATAATTTTTCTTTTTTCACGCGAAGTTTTTACTTCATTAACTCTAACATCAAATCCTTTTATTTTATTTTCATCATCAAAATAATATACTGTCGAAAATAAATTAACTCCTCTTCCTCTATTATTTCTATAAGTTGACTCAATCGAATAAGTTTTACTTATTTCAGGCTTGTTGTTAATTGAAAAATCCATTCCAATTTTGAATATTGCATTAGCAAGAGTTACTGAAGAAATATAGGCAAAAAATACCCCTATTAACAATAAAAACACCGATGACAAAATAATATCTTTCAGTCCACTTGGTTTAGTATTTTGCAAATCTTTAATGAAAATTTTGTTAGTCTTCCAATAAAGAAAAACACCTAATCCAATAGGAATTATAACAAATATCAATTTGTAATTAAAATCTAATCCCAGAAATTGATCATGCCAAAAAACCCCATTTAAAATACTAACAATCATAAAGAAAACAAAAACTTTAGCTGAATATTCCTGTTCTCTATTTAATATATATTTTTCTTTTCTTTTTCTTTCTTTATTCTGGAATTGTCTTTTATCCATTTTTATTCAATCAAACTCTTCACTTCATCAAAGTTCAATCCTCCGTAATTTCCAGAACTCATTAATAACAATGCTGTGTTTTCTAAATTTAAATTGAATAAATACTCTTTAAAATCATTTGGATTCGTGTAAATAATCAAATCTTTGCGATTGAAAGCTGTAGCAATTTGTTCGTAGGTGACTTCTTCTAGTTGCTTAATTTTTACAGCATCTGGCGAATAGAAAACAACTGCAACATCAGCATATTCTAATGCTCCTTCATATTCTTTCAGAAATGCAGCATTTAGACTACTATAGGTATGCAATTCTAAACAAGCAACTAAAGTGCGGTTAGGATATTGCTCTTTTACAGCTTTTGTCGTTGCAGCTACTTTACTAGGAGAATGTGCAAAATCTTTATAAGCTACTTTTCCTTTTCCTTCTGCAATTTTCTCAAGTCGTTTTGAAGCTCCTTTAAAACTAGCAATCGCTTCATAAAAATCAGCCTCGTCTACCCCCATATTCTGACAAATCCATTTTGCCCCAGCAAGATTGTTCAAGTTATGTGCTCCAAAAACTTCAATCGGCATGTTCCCTTCTGGAGTTTCTAATAGTGTTACTCCATCACTTACTGTATAATTTGGCGTATGAT encodes:
- a CDS encoding YjjG family noncanonical pyrimidine nucleotidase, with the translated sequence MKNITMITDIFFDLDHTLWDFDKNSELAFETILNESHPTVGIDTFIEKYIPINQACWKLYQNDKISHVELRYNRLKHTFDALSYVVSDALIDEMADEYIRLLPDNNYLFDGAIEILEYLKDKYRLHIITNGFADVQYRKITNSNIGAYFQTVTNSEMAGVKKPNPVIFEYALNAANSKKENSIMIGDCLDADVQGALNAGLDAIFFNEKKIEAQQNIKQINHLLELKKYL
- the radC gene encoding RadC family protein, which encodes MELTYLPITDWSDDDKPREKLMLKGKDTLSDAELIAILIGSGSRNESAVDLSKRVLSSVDNNLNSLGKLSIAQLTTFKGIGGAKAISIIAATELGRRRRAEDVVELTKITSSKKVFEIMQPILGELPHEEFWVVFLNNSNKIISKSQLSKGGISGTIVDVRLVFKLALESGATGLILCHNHPSGVLMPSEADKQITKKIKLAGDSLDVKVLDHLIITETKYYSFVDEGIF